In Raphanus sativus cultivar WK10039 chromosome 5, ASM80110v3, whole genome shotgun sequence, the following proteins share a genomic window:
- the LOC108863125 gene encoding linoleate 9S-lipoxygenase 5, with protein sequence MIHTDIAEILCAKPKTKKRTKTMEEDVKKKKTKKSMKIEGEVVVMKKNLLDFKDAVASFLDRVHELLGRRVSLHLISSLQPDPANEKRGRLGKAAHLEKWVTKIKTSVTAEETAFAVTFDWDESMGPPAAFVIKNHHHSQFYLKSLTLRNFPGVESGPIHFVCNSWIYPSHRYRSDRVFFSNKAYLPDETPELIKELREEELNNLRGNETGSDLKEWDRVYDYAYYNDLGAPDKGPDSARPVLGGSTEFPYPRRGKTGRKPTRSDPRSESRLALLNLNIYVPRDERFSHVKFSDFLAYALKSVTQVLVPEIASVCDKTINEFDSFEDVFHLYDGSIKLANGHTISKLREVIPWEMFRELVRNDGERFLKFPLPDVLKESRSAWRTDEEFAREMLAGLNPVVISRLQEFPPKSNLDSARYGYQHSSIREEHINPHMNGLTVQEALEQNKLYILDHHDALMPYLTRINSTNTKTYATRTLLLLQEDGTLKPLAIELSLPHAQGESYGSVSKIFTPAEKGVEGSVWQLAKAYAAVNDSGYHQLISHWLRTHAVIEPFIIASNRQLSVVHPIYKLLHPHFRDTMNINALARHVLINSDGVLERTVFPGRYAMEMSSSIYKNWVFTDQALPKDLLKRGVAVENPNNDSGVELLIEDYPFAVDGLEIWSAIKTWVREYCSFYYKNDKAVQNDTEIQAWWTELRTEGHGDLQHESWWPSMQTCDDLIETCTIVIWIASALHAAVNFGQYPYAGFLPNRPTVSRRFMPEPGTEEYTELEENEEVAFLKTITPQLQTLLGISIIEILSMHSTDEIYLGQRASPNWTADDEPLEAFKRFRESLEMIENNIIRRNNDKKFKNRTGPVNMPYTLLYPNTTDYTREGGLTGKGIPNSVSI encoded by the exons ATGATCCACACCGACATCGCAGAGATCTTATGCGCCAAGCCCAAGACGAAAAAGAGGACAAAGACGATGGAGGAAGacgtcaagaagaagaagaccaagAAGAGTATGAAGATAGAAGGAGAAGTGGTTGTAATGAAGAAGAACCTTCTAGACTTCAAAGACGCCGTGGCTTCTTTTCTCGATCGAGTCCATGAGCTTCTTGGTCGTCGTGTCTCTCTTCACCTCATCAGCTCTCTCCAACCCGACCCTG CCAATGAGAAGAGAGGAAGACTTGGAAAAGCAGCACATCTGGAAAAATGggtgacaaaaataaaaacgtcTGTAACCGCTGAGGAAACCGCGTTCGCGGTGACGTTTGATTGGGACGAGTCAATGGGACCACCGGCTGCGTTTGTGATCAAGAACCACCACCATAGCCAGTTCTACCTCAAGTCCCTCACACTCCGCAACTTCCCTGGCGTCGAAAGCGGTCCCATACACTTTGTTTGCAATTCTTGGATCTATCCAAGTCATCGGTACCGCTCTGACCGCGTTTTCTTCTCTAACAAG GCATATCTTCCAGACGAAACACCAGAGCTAATCAAAGAGCTAAGAGAAGAAGAGCTAAATAATCTAAGAGGCAACGAGACAGGAAGTGATCTCAAAGAATGGGACAGAGTTTACGACTACGCTTATTACAACGACTTGGGTGCTCCCGACAAAGGTCCCGACTCAGCTCGTCCGGTTCTCGGCGGTTCAACTGAATTTCCTTATCCTCGCCGTGGAAAAACCGGTCGTAAACCCACCAGATCCG ACCCTAGGTCTGAGAGCAGGCTGGCATTACTAAACCTGAACATCTACGTGCCGAGGGACGAGCGGTTTAGCCATGTGAAGTTCTCTGATTTCCTCGCGTACGCACTCAAATCGGTCACTCAAGTGCTCGTCCCTGAAATAGCCTCTGTTTGCGACAAGACCATCAACGAGTTTGACTCGTTCGAAGACGTTTTTCACCTCTATGACGGTAGTATTAAGCTCGCCAATGGTCACACCATATCTAAGCTACGTGAAGTTATCCCATGGGAGATGTTTCGTGAGCTTGTTCGCAATGATGGTGAACGGTTCTTGAAGTTCCCCTTGCCTGACGTCCTCAAAG AAAGTAGATCAGCTTGGAGGACCGACGAAGAGTTTGCCAGAGAGATGCTTGCTGGACTCAATCCAGTGGTGATAAGTCGTCTTCAG GAGTTTCCTCCAAAGAGCAATCTAGACTCTGCAAGGTATGGATACCAACACAGTTCCATACGAGAAGAGCACATAAATCCACACATGAACGGTCTCACTGTCCAAGAA GCGTTGGAACAGAACAAGCTATACATATTAGATCATCATGATGCATTGATGCCATACTTAACAAGGATAAACTCAACAAACACTAAAACTTATGCGACCCGAACGCTTCTGTTGCTTCAAGAAGACGGAACACTGAAGCCTCTAGCTATAGAGCTGAGTCTTCCTCACGCACAAGGCGAATCATACGGATCCGTGAGCAAGATTTTCACACCAGCAGAGAAAGGCGTGGAAGGATCGGTTTGGCAGCTTGCTAAGGCTTATGCGGCGGTTAATGATTCCGGTTATCACCAGCTTATAAGCCACTG GTTGCGTACACATGCGGTGATTGAACCGTTCATAATCGCGTCTAACAGGCAACTAAGTGTGGTCCATCCGATCTATAAGCTTCTTCATCCTCATTTCCGTGACACGATGAACATCAACGCATTGGCACGACATGTCCTTATAAACTCGGATGGAGTTTTGGAGAGAACTGTGTTCCCTGGTCGTTACGCCATGGAAATGTCTTCTTCAATTTACAAGAATTGGGTTTTCACAGATCAGGCTCTCCCCAAAGATCTCCTAAAACG TGGAGTTGCCGTTGAAAATCCAAACAACGATAGCGGGGTTGAGCTTCTAATAGAGGATTACCCGTTCGCAGTTGATGGTTTAGAGATTTGGTCAGCGATTAAGACGTGGGTGAGAGAGTACTGCTCATTCTACTACAAGAATGACAAAGCTGTGCAAAACGATACAGAGATCCAAGCGTGGTGGACCGAGCTTAGAACCGAAGGTCACGGCGATCTACAACACGAGTCATGGTGGCCGTCGATGCAGACCTGCGACGACCTCATCGAAACCTGCACCATCGTCATCTGGATCGCCTCTGCTCTTCACGCAGCAGTCAACTTCGGGCAATACCCTTACGCTGGTTTTCTCCCAAACCGGCCTACCGTCAGCCGTCGGTTCATGCCTGAACCGGGCACGGAAGAGTACACTGAGCTGGAGGAAAACGAGGAGGTGGCGTTTTTAAAGACGATCACGCCGCAGCTACAGACTCTGCTTGGTATATCCATCATTGAGATTCTGTCTATGCATTCGACGGACGAAATATACTTAGGGCAGAGAGCCTCGCCGAATTGGACGGCAGATGATGAGCCTTTAGAGGCGTTCAAGCGGTTTAGGGAGAGTTTGGAGATGATTGAGAACAATATTATACGGAGAAACAATGATAAGAAGTTCAAGAACCGGACCGGTCCGGTTAACATGCCATACACTCTCTTGTACCCGAATACTACGGACTACACGAGAGAAGGTGGACTTACTGGTAAAGGGATCCCAAACAGTGTTTCTATTTAG